A genome region from Hymenobacter tibetensis includes the following:
- a CDS encoding oligogalacturonate lyase family protein: MKKTLSFLLLSGLLHLGGRAQAQQRLATGAQKPMAAAEWIDESTGHRIVRLSGLSGENESFYFHNNPFLKKNGRDGDKMVYYHKSPEGKQLYVVSLKTRQSQPLTRAFASVSGEIVAPKRREVFYQTGDSVYATHVDTKKTRLVFVFPADFKATITTLNADETLLGGVWATDEEKEISKKYPAKSDYFNRIYEAKLPRTLFTVNVQDGTINKLFTDKAWLNHVQFSPTDPKLLMFCHEGPWHKVDRIWTIDIQSKDVKLVHKRTMDMEIVGHEFFSPDGKTIWYDQQLPRGETFFVSGTDLKNGYERKCQLERNEWSVHYTVSPSQLLFAGDGGNETAVAKAPDGKWIYLLRPQGVKFTSEKLVNMKQHDYALEPNVHFSPDEKWVIFRANFEGKSQIYAVEIAKSNL; the protein is encoded by the coding sequence ATGAAAAAAACCTTGTCCTTCCTCTTGCTCAGCGGTTTGTTGCACCTTGGCGGGCGTGCCCAGGCGCAGCAAAGGCTAGCTACCGGCGCGCAGAAACCCATGGCCGCGGCCGAATGGATTGATGAGTCCACGGGCCACCGCATTGTGCGGCTGAGCGGGTTGAGCGGCGAAAACGAGAGCTTCTACTTTCACAACAACCCCTTCCTGAAGAAGAACGGCCGCGACGGCGACAAAATGGTGTACTACCACAAAAGCCCCGAAGGCAAGCAACTCTACGTCGTGAGTTTAAAAACCCGGCAGAGCCAGCCCCTCACCAGGGCATTTGCGTCGGTGAGCGGCGAAATAGTGGCACCCAAGCGCCGGGAGGTGTTTTACCAAACCGGCGACAGTGTGTACGCCACCCACGTGGACACCAAAAAGACCCGCCTGGTTTTCGTGTTCCCTGCTGACTTCAAAGCCACCATCACCACCCTCAACGCCGACGAAACGCTGCTGGGTGGGGTGTGGGCAACAGACGAGGAAAAGGAAATCTCCAAGAAGTATCCGGCTAAAAGTGACTATTTCAACCGCATCTACGAAGCCAAGCTGCCGCGCACACTGTTCACGGTGAACGTGCAGGACGGCACCATCAACAAGCTGTTCACCGACAAGGCCTGGCTGAACCACGTGCAGTTTTCGCCCACCGATCCGAAGCTGCTCATGTTTTGCCACGAAGGCCCCTGGCACAAAGTGGACCGCATCTGGACCATCGATATCCAGAGCAAAGACGTGAAGCTGGTGCACAAGCGCACCATGGACATGGAAATCGTTGGGCACGAGTTCTTCAGCCCCGACGGCAAGACCATCTGGTACGACCAGCAGCTTCCGCGTGGCGAAACCTTCTTTGTGTCGGGCACTGACTTGAAAAACGGCTACGAGAGAAAGTGCCAGTTGGAGCGCAACGAGTGGTCTGTGCACTACACGGTTTCTCCCAGCCAACTGCTGTTTGCCGGCGACGGGGGCAACGAAACTGCGGTGGCGAAAGCTCCCGATGGCAAGTGGATCTATTTGCTACGGCCGCAGGGGGTGAAGTTCACGTCGGAGAAGCTAGTAAACATGAAGCAGCATGACTACGCGCTAGAGCCCAATGTGCATTTTTCGCCGGACGAGAAGTGGGTTATTTTCCGCGCCAACTTCGAGGGCAAGAGCCAGATATACGCCGTAGAAATTGCCAAATCCAACTTATAG